The Klebsiella quasivariicola region CGCGCCATATTTCGCCAGCGCGCCGGAGGTGCCGGCGCCGACGAAAATAATACGTTCGGAGGCGAGAATAATATCGACGGCCCGGTCGAGTAATTCGTCAAATTCGTCATTGTTGACGCTTTTAAAAAAGCTCATTATTTCGCTGGCGCCGATATTTGCCTGTTGAGGCTCATTCTGCTCGAGATATAATTTAAAGCGCACGCGAAATTCAGAGTAGCCCTCGCACTGCAGTTTGCGGCAGAAGCGCAACACGGTGGTGGTGGAGACCCCGGCGGCCTCGGCCAGTTCGCGAATGGTCATGTACATCACTTTGTCACGATTTTTGATGACATAGTGATAGACCATCATCTCAAGGTTATTGAGACTGGCGACAGCGGCGTGGGAGAACATACTCACAGTGGCGAACTCACAATTCATAAAGACCAGGACGGAATTATATCATGCAGGCCAATGACATTACCTTTTTTCAGCGTTTTCAGGACGACATCCTCGCCGGGCGCAAAACCATCACTCTCCGCGATGCGGCGGAATCACATTTTAAACCGGGTGACGTCCTGCGCGTTGGGCGCTATGAAGACGACGGCTATTTTTGCACCATCGCCGTGACCGCCACCTCGACGGTGACTCTCGACACGCTAACCGAAGAGCATGCCCGGCAGGAGAATATGACTCTCGAACAGCTGCGGCAGGTCATCAGCGACATCTATCCTGGCGAGAGCCAGTTTTATGTCATTGAATTCAA contains the following coding sequences:
- a CDS encoding MurR/RpiR family transcriptional regulator, yielding MFSHAAVASLNNLEMMVYHYVIKNRDKVMYMTIRELAEAAGVSTTTVLRFCRKLQCEGYSEFRVRFKLYLEQNEPQQANIGASEIMSFFKSVNNDEFDELLDRAVDIILASERIIFVGAGTSGALAKYGARFFSNVGKFSNHIDDPYFPVTNDMARNALAIVLSVSGETEEILRFASQFNLHRCKVMSITSHEHSRLAKLADFNLSWHVPQTRIGGVYDITTQIPVIYILESLGRKLARKIS
- the yqfB gene encoding N(4)-acetylcytidine aminohydrolase, which produces MQANDITFFQRFQDDILAGRKTITLRDAAESHFKPGDVLRVGRYEDDGYFCTIAVTATSTVTLDTLTEEHARQENMTLEQLRQVISDIYPGESQFYVIEFKML